One genomic region from Gopherus flavomarginatus isolate rGopFla2 chromosome 20, rGopFla2.mat.asm, whole genome shotgun sequence encodes:
- the PKLR gene encoding pyruvate kinase PKLR isoform X1, translated as MEPEAGGQVSPWGFWIHTMEGAELRLLDNMAQLTQELGTAFFQRHQQTAAMADTFLKHLCLLDIDSEPVTTRNTGIICTIGPASRSVEMLREMIKAGMNIARLNFSHGSHEYHARSIENIREATESFVSNPLFNRPVAVALDTKGPEIRTGLVKVGENMEVELVKGSRVTVTTDDAFKECCDQATIWVDYKNLPNVVKVGGKIFVDDGLISLLVKEISADSCITEVESGGMLCSRKGVNLPGVEVDLPAVSERDIRDLHFGLKHGVDIIFASFIRKAADVAAIRDVLGERGRAIKIISKIENHEGVRKFDEILEASDGIMVARGGLGVEIPAEKVFLAQKMMIGRCNRAGKPVICATQMLESMIKKPRPTRAESSDVANAVLDGADCIMLSGETAQGAYPVEAVHMQHAIAREAEAAIYNQQLFEELRKVTPLSQDPTEVTAIGAVEASFKCCAAAIIVLTTSGRSAQLLSRYRPRALIIAVTRNEQVARQAHLCRGIFPVLYRGAQQKVWADDVDRRVQFSIEMGRVRGFLRSNDAVIIVTGWRPGTGYTNIMQVVKVP; from the exons ATGGAGCCAGAAGCTGGTGGGCAAGTGAGCCCCTGGGGATTCTGGATCCACACCATGGAAG GTGCTGAGTTGAGGCTGCTGGACAACATGGCCCAGCTCACCCAGGAGCTTGGCACGGCCTTCTTCCAGAGGCACCAGCAGACAGCGGCCATGGCCGACACCTTCCTGAAGCATCTCTGTTTGCTGGACATCGACTCTGAGCCCGTCACCACCCGCAATACTGGCATCATCTGCACCATAG GTCCTGCCTCCCGCTCTGTGGAGATGCTGAGGGAGATGATTAAGGCTGGGATGAACATCGCACGCCTCAACTTCTCGCATGGCTCACATGAG TATCATGCCAGATCCATTGAAAATATCCGGGAGGCAACTGAGAGCTTCGTCTCCAACCCACTTTTCAACCGCCCTGTGGCCGTCGCCCTGGACACCAAGGGGCCGGAAATCCGCACGGGGCTGGTGAAAGTG GGTGAGAACATGGAGGTGGAGCTAGTGAAGGGTTCCCGGGTGACGGTCACCACTGATGATGCCTTCAAGGAGTGCTGCGACCAGGCCACCATCTGGGTGGATTACAAGAACCTCCCCAACGTTGTCAAGGTCGGTGGGAAGATCTTTGTGGATGATGGGCTCATCTCCCTGCTGGTCAAGGAAATCA GTGCTGACAGCTGCATAACAGAGGTGGAAAGTGGGGGGATGCTGTGCAGCCGCAAGGGGGTCAACCTGCCAGGGGTAGAGGTTGACCTCCCAGCTGTGTCAGAGCGGGACATCCGTGACCTGCACTTTGGGCTGAAGCATGGTGTGGACATAATCTTTGCCTCCTTCATCCGCAAAGCCGCAGATGTGGCCGCCATCCGGGATGTGCTGGGTGAACGCGGCCGCGCTATCAAGATCATCAGCAAGATTGAGAACCATGAGGGTGTCAGAAA GTTCGATGAGATCCTGGAAGCCAGTGATGGGATAATGGTGGCTCGTGGGGGCCTGGGTGTCGAGATCCCAGCAGAGAAAGTCTTCCTGGCTCAGAAGATGATGATTGGCCGCTGCAACCGTGCCGGGAAGCCTGTGATCTGTGCTACGCAG ATGCTGGAGAGCATGATCAAGAAGCCCCGTCCCACTCGGGCAGAGAGCAGTGACGTGGCCAATGCTGTGCTGGACGGAGCTGACTGCATCATGTTGTCAGGAGAAACAGCCCAGGGGGCCTACCCTGTGGAAGCTGTGCACATGCAGCATGCG ATTGCCAGGGAGGCTGAGGCCGCCATCTATAACCAGCAGCTGTTTGAGGAGTTGCGTAAGGTGACCCCTCTgagccaggaccccactgaggtgaCAGCCATTGGGGCTGTGGAGGCGTCCTTCAAGTGCTGCGCTGCGGCCATCATTGTGCTGACCACTTCGGGCAG GTCTGCACAGCTGCTCTCCCGCTACCGGCCTCGTGCCCTTATCATCGCCGTGACACGGAATGAGCAGGTGGCACGCCAGGCACACCTGTGCCGGGGCATCTTCCCTGTTCTTTATCGGGGGGCACAGCAGAAGGTGTGGGCAGATGATGTGGATCGCAGAGTGCAATTCAGCATAGAGATGG ggAGAGTGCGTGGATTCCTGCGCTCCAATGATGCTGTGATTATCGTGACAGGTTGGAGACCTGGCACCGGCTACACCAACATCATGCAGGTGGTGAAGGTGCCGTGA
- the PKLR gene encoding pyruvate kinase PKLR isoform X2, giving the protein MAQLTQELGTAFFQRHQQTAAMADTFLKHLCLLDIDSEPVTTRNTGIICTIGPASRSVEMLREMIKAGMNIARLNFSHGSHEYHARSIENIREATESFVSNPLFNRPVAVALDTKGPEIRTGLVKVGENMEVELVKGSRVTVTTDDAFKECCDQATIWVDYKNLPNVVKVGGKIFVDDGLISLLVKEISADSCITEVESGGMLCSRKGVNLPGVEVDLPAVSERDIRDLHFGLKHGVDIIFASFIRKAADVAAIRDVLGERGRAIKIISKIENHEGVRKFDEILEASDGIMVARGGLGVEIPAEKVFLAQKMMIGRCNRAGKPVICATQMLESMIKKPRPTRAESSDVANAVLDGADCIMLSGETAQGAYPVEAVHMQHAIAREAEAAIYNQQLFEELRKVTPLSQDPTEVTAIGAVEASFKCCAAAIIVLTTSGRSAQLLSRYRPRALIIAVTRNEQVARQAHLCRGIFPVLYRGAQQKVWADDVDRRVQFSIEMGRVRGFLRSNDAVIIVTGWRPGTGYTNIMQVVKVP; this is encoded by the exons ATGGCCCAGCTCACCCAGGAGCTTGGCACGGCCTTCTTCCAGAGGCACCAGCAGACAGCGGCCATGGCCGACACCTTCCTGAAGCATCTCTGTTTGCTGGACATCGACTCTGAGCCCGTCACCACCCGCAATACTGGCATCATCTGCACCATAG GTCCTGCCTCCCGCTCTGTGGAGATGCTGAGGGAGATGATTAAGGCTGGGATGAACATCGCACGCCTCAACTTCTCGCATGGCTCACATGAG TATCATGCCAGATCCATTGAAAATATCCGGGAGGCAACTGAGAGCTTCGTCTCCAACCCACTTTTCAACCGCCCTGTGGCCGTCGCCCTGGACACCAAGGGGCCGGAAATCCGCACGGGGCTGGTGAAAGTG GGTGAGAACATGGAGGTGGAGCTAGTGAAGGGTTCCCGGGTGACGGTCACCACTGATGATGCCTTCAAGGAGTGCTGCGACCAGGCCACCATCTGGGTGGATTACAAGAACCTCCCCAACGTTGTCAAGGTCGGTGGGAAGATCTTTGTGGATGATGGGCTCATCTCCCTGCTGGTCAAGGAAATCA GTGCTGACAGCTGCATAACAGAGGTGGAAAGTGGGGGGATGCTGTGCAGCCGCAAGGGGGTCAACCTGCCAGGGGTAGAGGTTGACCTCCCAGCTGTGTCAGAGCGGGACATCCGTGACCTGCACTTTGGGCTGAAGCATGGTGTGGACATAATCTTTGCCTCCTTCATCCGCAAAGCCGCAGATGTGGCCGCCATCCGGGATGTGCTGGGTGAACGCGGCCGCGCTATCAAGATCATCAGCAAGATTGAGAACCATGAGGGTGTCAGAAA GTTCGATGAGATCCTGGAAGCCAGTGATGGGATAATGGTGGCTCGTGGGGGCCTGGGTGTCGAGATCCCAGCAGAGAAAGTCTTCCTGGCTCAGAAGATGATGATTGGCCGCTGCAACCGTGCCGGGAAGCCTGTGATCTGTGCTACGCAG ATGCTGGAGAGCATGATCAAGAAGCCCCGTCCCACTCGGGCAGAGAGCAGTGACGTGGCCAATGCTGTGCTGGACGGAGCTGACTGCATCATGTTGTCAGGAGAAACAGCCCAGGGGGCCTACCCTGTGGAAGCTGTGCACATGCAGCATGCG ATTGCCAGGGAGGCTGAGGCCGCCATCTATAACCAGCAGCTGTTTGAGGAGTTGCGTAAGGTGACCCCTCTgagccaggaccccactgaggtgaCAGCCATTGGGGCTGTGGAGGCGTCCTTCAAGTGCTGCGCTGCGGCCATCATTGTGCTGACCACTTCGGGCAG GTCTGCACAGCTGCTCTCCCGCTACCGGCCTCGTGCCCTTATCATCGCCGTGACACGGAATGAGCAGGTGGCACGCCAGGCACACCTGTGCCGGGGCATCTTCCCTGTTCTTTATCGGGGGGCACAGCAGAAGGTGTGGGCAGATGATGTGGATCGCAGAGTGCAATTCAGCATAGAGATGG ggAGAGTGCGTGGATTCCTGCGCTCCAATGATGCTGTGATTATCGTGACAGGTTGGAGACCTGGCACCGGCTACACCAACATCATGCAGGTGGTGAAGGTGCCGTGA